A DNA window from Maribellus comscasis contains the following coding sequences:
- a CDS encoding V-type ATP synthase subunit D translates to MPLKFQYNKTALQQLNKQLNIRLRALPTLKNKEAALRMEVKKAKDKIHELEKKLSSELTKESESVGLWNEFQPNLVDVGDVKISTKKIAGVKIPVFEKIAFNEKEFSIFENPKWFSYGISIVKNLAGIGTEREFYIRKMTLLDYARKKTTQKVNLYEKVQIPEYKDAIRKIKRFLEDEENLSKSAQKIVKKRQQKQRKAH, encoded by the coding sequence TTGCCTTTAAAATTTCAATATAACAAAACGGCGTTGCAACAACTGAATAAGCAGCTTAATATCAGACTGCGTGCACTTCCCACTTTAAAAAACAAAGAAGCCGCACTTCGTATGGAAGTAAAAAAAGCCAAAGATAAAATTCATGAACTGGAAAAAAAGCTAAGTTCTGAACTTACAAAAGAGTCCGAATCAGTTGGTCTGTGGAATGAATTTCAGCCAAATTTGGTTGATGTTGGCGATGTAAAAATCTCAACAAAAAAAATTGCCGGAGTTAAAATACCGGTTTTTGAAAAAATCGCATTTAACGAAAAAGAATTCAGCATTTTTGAAAACCCGAAATGGTTTTCCTACGGGATTTCAATTGTAAAAAACCTTGCCGGAATTGGAACCGAACGGGAATTTTATATACGAAAAATGACTTTGCTTGACTATGCCCGAAAAAAAACCACACAAAAAGTCAACCTGTATGAAAAAGTACAAATTCCGGAATATAAAGATGCAATCCGAAAAATAAAACGCTTTCTGGAAGATGAAGAAAATCTATCAAAGTCAGCACAAAAAATTGTAAAAAAACGACAGCAAAAACAACGAAAGGCGCACTAA
- a CDS encoding universal stress protein produces the protein MENQLVTILRITKPQVGSFVKRRFESEGIECFFTNEGLKMGGVYNPDEVLLKVKAGKSEKAIKLLLNMHKEYDLDTLSEDASYAQMKKILLPVKMSEGCLELCKFAISVAQKNNAEIKLLYVYEDPTIHDSAKHTVSWEKHVKMELQEAHKKAQLKLVNFSLEIKKIVPNDLLRSVNLHYRMLKGIPEHVVVDAAERYQPDIILMGSKGEYEKANEFQGKTIAKVIEHSNFPVLVVPPKADFEGKDKINVMYATDFYDSDNSSLNKLLAILQAFDKQIYCVHIDLNDDSHHQEKVNELNKLLARDYSVHNIKCVLFESDNVVKGLETFAESNDIDVISFSKMKRSSFYKMFHSSLLERIVLVENIPILIFPV, from the coding sequence ATGGAAAATCAACTGGTTACTATCCTCCGAATAACAAAGCCGCAAGTTGGAAGTTTTGTAAAAAGAAGGTTCGAATCAGAAGGAATTGAATGCTTTTTTACCAATGAAGGTTTGAAAATGGGTGGCGTTTACAATCCTGATGAAGTTCTGCTAAAAGTGAAAGCCGGAAAATCAGAAAAAGCCATTAAGCTGCTTTTGAATATGCATAAGGAATATGATCTGGACACCTTATCGGAAGACGCATCATACGCGCAAATGAAAAAAATTCTTTTGCCGGTTAAAATGAGCGAGGGTTGTCTGGAGCTATGTAAATTTGCTATTTCAGTAGCTCAAAAAAACAACGCCGAAATAAAGCTTTTGTATGTTTATGAAGATCCTACCATTCACGATTCAGCCAAACACACGGTTTCCTGGGAAAAACATGTAAAAATGGAACTTCAGGAAGCTCACAAAAAAGCGCAACTCAAACTGGTAAATTTTAGCCTCGAAATCAAAAAAATTGTCCCTAATGATCTCCTGAGATCTGTAAATCTGCACTACCGGATGTTAAAAGGAATTCCGGAACATGTAGTTGTGGATGCCGCAGAAAGATATCAGCCTGACATTATTTTAATGGGCAGCAAGGGAGAATATGAAAAAGCAAATGAATTCCAGGGAAAAACGATTGCTAAAGTAATTGAACATTCCAACTTCCCGGTATTGGTCGTTCCGCCAAAAGCTGATTTTGAGGGCAAAGATAAAATCAATGTAATGTATGCTACAGACTTTTATGATTCAGATAATTCATCGCTGAATAAGTTGTTGGCGATATTGCAGGCTTTTGATAAACAAATCTATTGCGTACACATCGATTTAAACGATGACTCGCACCACCAGGAAAAAGTTAATGAGTTAAATAAATTGCTGGCCCGCGATTACAGCGTTCATAACATTAAATGTGTGCTATTTGAAAGCGACAATGTGGTTAAAGGACTTGAAACTTTTGCTGAATCAAATGACATTGACGTCATATCATTTTCAAAAATGAAGCGCTCGTCTTTTTATAAAATGTTTCATTCAAGCCTTTTGGAGAGAATTGTCTTAGTTGAAAATATTCCAATACTAATATTTCCGGTGTAA
- a CDS encoding V-type ATP synthase subunit B — protein METTAFQKIYTKIEQVTKATIALHASGVGNEEMAVVNDRLAQVVKIEKDLITLQVFSGTEGIPTNAEVVFLGHAPQLSVSDELGGRFFNAYGQPIDGGPEVDGKKVEIGGPSVNPVRREQPSELITTGIAGIDLNNTLVTGQKIPFFADPDQPYNQVMAMVALRAKADKIILGGMGITNDDYLFFKNVFESAGAIERIISFVNTTENPPVERLLVPDMALTAAEYFAAEKNQNVLVLLTDMTLFADALSIVSNRMDQIPSKDSMPGSLYSDLARLYEKAVQFPSGGSITIIAVTTLSGGDITHAIPDNTGYITEGQLFLRKDTDIGKVIVDPFRSLSRLKQLVIGKKTREDHPQVMNTAIRLFADAANAKTKIENGFDLTDYDKRTMSFAKEYSEKLLAIDINIEIEKMIDTGWKLFNKYFSVAEIGIKSEFVEKYGRSIENQKN, from the coding sequence ATGGAAACCACTGCATTTCAGAAAATATATACAAAAATTGAACAGGTTACCAAGGCAACAATTGCACTTCACGCTTCAGGTGTGGGCAACGAAGAAATGGCGGTTGTTAACGACCGTTTGGCGCAGGTAGTTAAAATTGAAAAAGATTTAATTACCCTCCAGGTTTTTTCAGGTACAGAAGGAATACCAACCAATGCAGAAGTGGTTTTTCTTGGGCATGCGCCACAACTTTCGGTTAGCGACGAATTAGGCGGGCGCTTTTTTAATGCTTACGGACAACCAATTGATGGTGGTCCGGAAGTAGACGGTAAAAAAGTGGAAATCGGAGGTCCTTCGGTAAACCCTGTACGACGCGAACAACCTTCGGAACTAATTACTACCGGAATTGCCGGTATCGATCTGAACAACACCCTGGTTACCGGGCAAAAAATACCGTTCTTTGCCGACCCCGACCAGCCTTATAATCAGGTGATGGCAATGGTGGCCTTGCGGGCAAAAGCCGACAAAATTATTCTGGGTGGAATGGGTATTACCAACGACGACTACCTCTTTTTCAAAAATGTGTTTGAAAGCGCCGGCGCTATCGAACGAATCATCAGTTTTGTAAATACCACGGAAAATCCCCCGGTTGAGCGTCTGCTGGTTCCGGATATGGCTTTAACTGCTGCCGAATATTTTGCTGCCGAAAAAAACCAAAACGTGCTGGTTCTTTTAACCGATATGACCCTGTTTGCCGATGCGCTGAGTATTGTCTCAAACCGAATGGATCAAATTCCTTCAAAAGATAGTATGCCCGGCTCGTTATACAGCGATTTGGCTCGTTTATACGAAAAAGCAGTGCAGTTTCCAAGTGGTGGTTCAATTACCATTATTGCAGTTACTACACTATCGGGCGGAGACATTACACACGCCATTCCCGACAATACCGGATACATTACCGAAGGACAGTTATTTCTCCGGAAAGACACTGATATAGGGAAAGTTATTGTTGACCCCTTCCGAAGTTTATCGCGCTTAAAACAGCTGGTGATAGGCAAAAAAACGCGGGAAGACCACCCGCAGGTTATGAACACGGCAATCCGACTTTTTGCCGATGCAGCCAACGCAAAAACAAAAATTGAAAATGGCTTTGATCTGACCGATTACGACAAACGAACCATGAGTTTTGCCAAAGAGTATTCCGAAAAATTACTCGCTATCGACATCAACATTGAAATTGAAAAAATGATTGATACCGGCTGGAAGTTATTCAATAAATACTTTTCTGTGGCAGAAATCGGAATTAAGTCTGAATTTGTAGAGAAATACGGGAGAAGTATAGAAAATCAAAAAAATTAA